A section of the Patescibacteria group bacterium genome encodes:
- the rpsP gene encoding 30S ribosomal protein S16, producing the protein MLKLKLSRRGKKKQPSYRLIAVDNKKDPQGVFKEDLGFYHPRTKRVGLKTERIKYWLEKGAQPTVTVHNLLVKEKIITKPKIKLIFQKKTKEEQSTIPNKSVGEIESENKTTT; encoded by the coding sequence ATGTTAAAATTAAAACTTTCTCGTCGCGGTAAAAAGAAACAACCAAGCTATCGTTTAATTGCTGTTGATAATAAAAAAGATCCTCAAGGAGTGTTTAAGGAAGATCTTGGTTTTTATCATCCACGAACAAAAAGAGTTGGGTTAAAAACTGAAAGAATAAAGTATTGGTTAGAGAAAGGAGCTCAGCCAACAGTGACAGTTCACAACTTATTAGTCAAAGAAAAAATTATTACTAAACCAAAAATTAAACTAATTTTTCAGAAGAAAACTAAAGAAGAGCAATCAACGATACCAAATAAATCAGTCGGAGAAATAGAATCAGAAAACAAAACAACCACTTGA
- the tyrS gene encoding tyrosine--tRNA ligase, producing MTLREKEKIKEILLRGVEEIIDQESLKKRLLAGEKLRVKLGIDPTTPYLHLGNSVALLKLRDFQELGHQIIFILGDFTAQIGDPSDKLQKRPFLSFEEVRKNVKNYQPQVGKILEIDKVEWHYNSEWLSKLNFQDISRLAEIFTVRQMLTRRGFRERYQRGEEISLREFLYPLMQGYDSVAVKADLEIGGTDQLFNLKAGREIQKFYGQKPQEIMTLQMLEGLDGEKMSKTRKNIINLLDPPNEQFGKIMSMRDELIIKYFTLCTRRPLREINEIAEEIKRGSNPRDFKAKLAKEIVKMYHGAEAAQKAEKEFNRIFREKKLPSEVPTYKLKVKKLKLIDLLVETKLVSSKSEARRLVEQGAVKINGQVEKDWQKNIQIKRCTIIKVGKRRFIKLDIIE from the coding sequence ATGACCTTAAGAGAAAAAGAAAAAATTAAAGAAATTCTTCTTCGCGGTGTGGAAGAAATTATTGATCAAGAAAGTCTTAAGAAGAGACTCTTAGCCGGCGAGAAATTAAGAGTTAAATTAGGCATCGATCCAACGACACCATATCTTCATTTGGGTAATAGTGTTGCTCTTTTGAAGCTCAGAGATTTTCAAGAACTTGGTCATCAGATTATTTTCATTTTAGGTGATTTTACGGCCCAAATTGGCGATCCTTCGGACAAGTTGCAAAAAAGACCTTTTTTGTCTTTTGAAGAAGTAAGAAAAAATGTGAAAAATTATCAGCCACAGGTAGGTAAAATTTTAGAGATTGATAAAGTTGAATGGCATTATAACTCAGAATGGCTATCAAAACTCAATTTTCAGGATATTTCTCGGCTCGCCGAAATTTTTACCGTCAGACAAATGTTAACTCGGCGAGGTTTTCGTGAGCGGTATCAAAGAGGTGAAGAAATTAGTTTAAGAGAATTTTTATATCCTTTAATGCAAGGCTATGATTCGGTGGCTGTTAAAGCTGATTTGGAAATTGGTGGAACGGATCAACTTTTTAATCTAAAAGCTGGTCGAGAAATTCAAAAATTTTATGGTCAAAAACCGCAAGAAATTATGACCCTCCAAATGTTAGAAGGTTTAGATGGCGAAAAAATGAGTAAAACGCGAAAAAATATCATTAATCTTTTAGATCCACCTAATGAACAGTTTGGGAAAATCATGTCCATGCGTGACGAATTGATAATTAAATATTTTACTCTTTGTACTAGACGGCCACTCAGAGAAATTAACGAAATTGCTGAAGAAATAAAAAGGGGTTCGAATCCTCGAGATTTTAAGGCTAAATTAGCTAAAGAAATTGTGAAAATGTATCACGGAGCAGAAGCTGCTCAAAAAGCCGAAAAAGAATTTAATCGAATTTTCCGTGAAAAAAAATTGCCCAGCGAAGTGCCAACTTATAAATTAAAAGTTAAGAAGTTGAAATTAATTGATTTATTGGTTGAAACAAAGTTAGTCTCAAGCAAATCTGAGGCTAGAAGATTAGTTGAACAAGGGGCGGTTAAAATTAATGGTCAAGTAGAAAAAGATTGGCAAAAAAATATTCAAATTAAAAGATGTACAATTATTAAAGTAGGCAAAAGGAGATTTATTAAACTTGACATCATTGAATAA
- a CDS encoding ROK family protein: MILAFDIGGTKIAVGLVEGDKILNYQKILWSKPLTKEKFLKKIITIIQDYKSKIKNCTAVALGVAGQVNFKEGSVVLSPNLSKKREKIFLKKILEQKFKWPIFVDNDANCFTLGEAVFGQGKNEKFVIGLTVGTGIGGGIVIDKKILRGKDGFTGEFGHQLIEIGGRHCLCGQRGCLEAYASGRAMAEFYFQITGQQKNTFQIKKEFAQKKSNAVFVVNETARWLKIGLANLINILNPDLIVLGGGMVGFQSFTKIALKNLRPWLLVPKVKTKILISQLREKAGLLGAALLTNHYDLLS; this comes from the coding sequence ATGATTTTAGCTTTTGACATTGGAGGAACAAAAATTGCCGTTGGTTTGGTTGAAGGAGATAAAATTTTAAATTATCAAAAAATTCTTTGGTCAAAACCGTTAACCAAAGAAAAATTTCTAAAAAAAATCATCACCATCATTCAAGATTATAAATCAAAAATTAAAAATTGCACCGCTGTTGCTCTGGGGGTGGCTGGTCAAGTAAATTTTAAAGAGGGTAGCGTTGTTTTATCGCCCAATCTTTCAAAAAAGAGAGAAAAAATTTTCCTCAAAAAAATTTTAGAGCAAAAATTCAAATGGCCGATTTTTGTTGATAATGATGCTAACTGTTTTACTTTAGGGGAAGCGGTTTTTGGTCAAGGAAAAAATGAAAAATTTGTCATAGGTCTAACAGTCGGTACCGGTATCGGCGGTGGTATAGTGATTGATAAGAAGATTTTAAGAGGCAAAGATGGCTTTACAGGTGAATTTGGTCATCAATTGATAGAAATTGGCGGTCGTCATTGTCTTTGCGGTCAAAGAGGTTGTTTGGAAGCTTATGCTTCTGGTCGAGCTATGGCTGAGTTTTATTTTCAAATAACCGGTCAACAAAAAAATACTTTTCAGATTAAAAAAGAATTTGCTCAAAAAAAATCAAACGCAGTTTTTGTTGTCAATGAAACGGCCAGATGGCTAAAAATAGGTTTAGCAAATTTAATTAATATTTTAAACCCTGATCTAATTGTTTTGGGCGGCGGTATGGTTGGTTTTCAATCTTTTACCAAAATCGCTTTAAAAAATCTCAGACCCTGGTTATTGGTGCCAAAAGTAAAAACAAAAATTTTAATCTCTCAACTAAGAGAAAAAGCAGGTCTTCTCGGCGCCGCTTTATTAACTAATCATTATGATTTACTATCCTAA
- a CDS encoding PBP1A family penicillin-binding protein: MIYYPKKIGWHSRKIRRFELRKYQKRKKKKFLKTIFLLFLFLTLLVGIFLSLFFVWVSKDLPDPDKLLAREISQSTKIYDREGKTVLYEIFTEERRTLVELSEIPKNLIWATIAAEDRYFYEHKGFNLKSIVRAILINLLKGGKIQGGSTITQQLIKNAILRPEKTYARKIRELILAYQIERKFSKEQILKMYFNEIPYGSNAYGAEAAAQIYFGKPVKELTLDECALLAALPKAPTYYSPFGQHQKELIGRKNYILEQMLNLGFSTEEEVREAQKIETLKKIKPKKERIIAPHFVMYVKEQLTEKYGHRLVEQGGLRVITTLDLKKQKIAEEAIKKNEENLKNYQATNAALVAIDVKSGEILALVGSKDYFNKEIDGAVNVALAPRQPGSSFKPVIYAKAFEKGYTPETILFDVVTNFGPDGSGKDYIPKNYDEKERGPVTMRQALAGSLNIPAVKTLYLTGLDEVLDLAERMGYTTLKDRSRFGLAIVLGGAEVKLLEHTAAFSIFAREGLKIPISSILKVEDSKGRILEEKPEITPEKIFEQQIARQINSILSDNKARAFIFGERNYLTLPDRPAAAKTGTTQNWRDAWTLGYTPSLAAGVWVGNSRGEEMKKGADGSKLAAPIWQYFMSESLKNTEIENFNPPQPEAVDKPILRGELPESITLKIDRFSGKLATPFTPASAVIEKKFRAYHSILHYLDKDNPRGPQPENPEKDPMYRRWEEGIRNWAKRQGLSFELPPTEYDDVHTPWFQPKVTIISPQNNETINNYLLTLKIEAQAPRGVRRIEVLLDGKISETIYSPPYVLYLNLSGFSLGQHKIIVRAYDDVENCGEGQINIYLSQTFSPKIIWLLPQNNQTIYSEQFPFTLSLLLPEVRLKEIKIYLQKIGQERNLIAQVSNFPTRRLNITWYDPLLNGQCLLFLEAIDENNQVIESETLNLTIL; encoded by the coding sequence ATGATTTACTATCCTAAAAAAATCGGCTGGCACTCGAGAAAAATTCGTCGTTTTGAGCTGAGAAAATATCAAAAAAGAAAAAAGAAAAAATTTTTAAAAACTATTTTTCTGCTTTTTTTATTTCTTACTCTTTTAGTTGGTATTTTTCTCAGTCTCTTTTTTGTTTGGGTTTCTAAAGATCTTCCCGACCCAGATAAACTTTTGGCAAGAGAAATTTCTCAAAGCACCAAAATTTATGACCGAGAAGGTAAAACTGTACTTTATGAAATTTTTACCGAAGAAAGAAGAACCTTGGTTGAACTTTCCGAAATTCCAAAAAATCTTATCTGGGCAACGATTGCCGCCGAAGACCGCTATTTTTATGAACATAAAGGTTTTAATTTAAAAAGCATTGTCCGGGCTATTTTGATCAACTTACTAAAAGGCGGCAAAATTCAGGGCGGTTCAACCATTACTCAGCAGCTCATTAAAAATGCTATTTTAAGACCAGAAAAAACTTATGCCCGAAAAATTCGTGAATTAATTCTTGCTTATCAAATTGAGCGGAAATTTTCTAAGGAACAGATTTTAAAAATGTATTTTAACGAAATTCCTTACGGCTCCAATGCCTATGGAGCAGAAGCAGCTGCTCAGATTTATTTTGGTAAACCAGTTAAAGAATTGACGCTTGATGAATGTGCTTTATTAGCCGCTCTACCAAAAGCGCCTACCTATTATTCACCTTTTGGTCAACATCAGAAAGAACTGATTGGCCGCAAAAATTATATTTTAGAACAAATGCTGAATTTGGGTTTTAGTACTGAAGAAGAGGTTAGAGAAGCACAAAAAATCGAAACCTTGAAAAAGATTAAACCAAAAAAAGAAAGAATTATTGCTCCTCATTTTGTTATGTATGTTAAAGAACAACTAACAGAGAAATACGGCCATCGATTGGTTGAACAAGGTGGTTTAAGAGTAATAACGACCTTGGATTTAAAAAAACAAAAAATTGCCGAAGAGGCAATCAAAAAAAATGAAGAAAATTTAAAAAACTATCAAGCCACCAACGCGGCTTTAGTTGCTATTGATGTTAAAAGTGGCGAAATTTTAGCCCTAGTTGGTTCAAAAGATTACTTTAATAAAGAAATCGATGGTGCCGTTAATGTGGCACTTGCCCCCCGTCAACCCGGTTCTTCCTTTAAACCAGTTATCTATGCTAAAGCCTTTGAAAAAGGTTATACGCCAGAAACAATTTTATTTGATGTGGTGACGAATTTTGGTCCGGACGGTTCAGGTAAAGATTATATTCCAAAAAATTATGATGAAAAAGAAAGGGGGCCGGTGACAATGCGCCAGGCTTTGGCCGGTTCATTAAACATTCCGGCCGTGAAAACTCTTTATTTAACAGGATTAGATGAAGTCTTGGATCTAGCCGAAAGGATGGGGTATACGACTCTAAAAGATCGTTCCCGCTTTGGTTTAGCCATTGTTTTGGGTGGGGCCGAGGTTAAACTTTTGGAACACACTGCTGCCTTTAGTATTTTTGCTCGTGAAGGATTAAAAATTCCAATCTCGTCTATTTTAAAAGTTGAAGACTCAAAAGGGAGAATTTTAGAAGAAAAACCAGAGATTACTCCAGAAAAAATTTTTGAACAACAAATTGCTCGTCAAATCAATAGTATTCTTTCTGATAATAAAGCCAGAGCCTTTATTTTTGGTGAAAGGAATTATTTAACTTTACCAGACCGACCAGCGGCGGCAAAAACCGGGACGACGCAGAATTGGCGTGATGCTTGGACTTTAGGCTATACACCTTCATTGGCTGCTGGTGTTTGGGTTGGCAATAGTCGTGGTGAAGAAATGAAAAAAGGGGCTGATGGTTCAAAACTAGCGGCGCCAATCTGGCAATATTTTATGAGCGAATCTTTAAAAAATACTGAAATTGAGAATTTTAATCCACCTCAGCCAGAAGCAGTTGATAAACCAATTTTACGTGGCGAACTGCCAGAAAGTATAACTTTAAAAATTGATCGTTTTTCTGGTAAACTGGCTACACCCTTTACTCCTGCTTCAGCGGTGATAGAAAAAAAATTTCGTGCCTATCATTCAATTTTACATTATCTTGATAAAGATAATCCACGCGGGCCTCAGCCAGAAAATCCTGAAAAAGATCCTATGTATCGACGCTGGGAGGAGGGAATTAGGAATTGGGCAAAAAGACAGGGTCTAAGCTTTGAATTGCCGCCCACCGAATACGATGATGTTCATACACCCTGGTTTCAACCAAAAGTGACCATTATTTCGCCACAAAATAATGAGACAATTAATAATTATCTCTTAACTTTAAAGATTGAGGCACAAGCGCCACGGGGAGTAAGAAGAATCGAGGTCTTACTTGATGGTAAAATCAGCGAGACTATTTATTCACCACCTTATGTTCTTTATCTGAACCTGTCTGGCTTTTCTTTAGGACAACATAAAATTATCGTTCGGGCTTATGATGATGTTGAGAATTGTGGTGAGGGGCAAATTAATATTTATCTTAGCCAAACCTTCTCGCCAAAAATTATTTGGCTCCTACCTCAAAACAACCAGACTATTTATAGCGAACAATTTCCTTTTACCCTTTCTCTTCTTTTACCGGAAGTTCGTTTGAAAGAAATAAAAATTTATCTTCAAAAAATTGGTCAAGAAAGAAATTTGATTGCTCAAGTTTCTAATTTTCCAACTCGTCGTTTAAATATTACTTGGTATGATCCTTTGCTCAATGGTCAATGTCTTCTTTTTTTAGAAGCAATTGATGAAAATAACCAAGTTATAGAAAGTGAAACTCTTAACCTTACTATTTTATGA
- a CDS encoding DUF721 domain-containing protein, with amino-acid sequence MKKISSLLFNALRRAGIEKEVLATLVIEEFKKILVKKFGKKILKQVKILHLKNQILSLSVLSSVIAQEIKLNEEKFLKKINQKFGQKLVKTIRFFS; translated from the coding sequence ATGAAAAAAATCAGTTCTTTACTTTTCAATGCTCTTCGTCGGGCCGGAATTGAAAAAGAGGTTTTAGCTACTTTAGTGATTGAAGAGTTTAAGAAAATTTTAGTCAAAAAATTTGGTAAAAAAATTTTAAAGCAGGTTAAAATTTTACATTTGAAAAATCAAATTTTAAGCCTTTCGGTTTTAAGTTCAGTCATTGCCCAAGAAATTAAACTAAATGAAGAAAAATTTCTCAAAAAAATTAACCAAAAATTTGGTCAAAAATTAGTTAAAACCATCCGTTTCTTTTCTTAA
- a CDS encoding PD-(D/E)XK nuclease family protein: MIPQDQIIYLSPSKLSLFQECPLCFWLSEVKGIHRPEGPKSTLPRGLDLLIKKYFDKYRAQNKLPPEIEGKVQGKLISDQVILQQWRSNFKNSQPRYFDQELKAVLFGALDECLVDGQYYIPVDYKTYGFDLKENSLFYYQTQLDCYTLLLEASGYKHLSFGYLIYYIPEEVEENGLVKFRVEPKKLKTDPQRAREIFRRAVQLLRRLQPESHSQCQFCSWGNDFINLT; this comes from the coding sequence ATGATTCCTCAAGATCAAATTATCTATCTTTCGCCTTCAAAATTAAGCCTTTTTCAAGAATGTCCACTTTGTTTTTGGCTTTCTGAAGTAAAAGGTATCCATCGGCCAGAAGGACCAAAATCAACCTTGCCACGGGGTCTGGACCTTTTGATTAAAAAGTATTTCGATAAATATCGAGCTCAAAATAAATTACCGCCTGAAATTGAGGGTAAAGTGCAGGGTAAATTAATCAGTGATCAAGTCATTCTTCAACAATGGCGTTCAAATTTTAAAAACAGCCAGCCAAGATATTTTGATCAGGAACTTAAAGCAGTTCTTTTTGGTGCCCTAGACGAATGTTTAGTTGATGGTCAATATTATATTCCCGTTGATTATAAAACCTATGGTTTTGATTTGAAAGAAAACTCTCTGTTTTATTATCAAACTCAACTTGATTGTTATACTTTATTACTAGAAGCAAGTGGTTATAAACATCTTTCTTTTGGTTATCTAATTTATTATATTCCCGAAGAAGTTGAAGAAAATGGTTTGGTAAAATTTAGAGTTGAACCTAAAAAATTAAAAACCGACCCTCAACGAGCCAGAGAAATTTTTCGTCGAGCAGTTCAGCTCCTTCGTCGTCTTCAACCTGAATCTCATAGTCAATGTCAATTTTGTTCCTGGGGTAACGACTTTATTAATCTTACATAG
- a CDS encoding radical SAM protein, with protein MQIRFRQAKSILNRSKLGGYTLNPYLGCPHGCVYCYNQHFLKTIGRQEKWGEFLEIKLNAPEVLEREILGKYRNLKDDVFFSTITDPYNPLERQYQLTRHCLEVLLKNEWSAEILTKSDLILRDLDLMKRFRHRLKIGFTIITLDQRAGMILEPGAPSLERRMDALKKIKKVGLKTYVFVGPILPHFTNLKQLFEILKDKVDQIWFDTLNTKKENWQGLEKTLKIHYPSLLNDYKKIFFANRKDYENQLREEIKFLAKYFETPIKICF; from the coding sequence ATGCAAATTCGTTTTCGGCAAGCAAAGTCAATTTTAAACCGTTCAAAGCTTGGCGGTTACACACTTAATCCATATCTTGGTTGCCCTCATGGTTGTGTTTATTGTTACAATCAACATTTTCTGAAAACTATTGGTCGACAAGAAAAATGGGGTGAATTTTTAGAGATTAAATTGAATGCCCCGGAGGTTTTGGAAAGGGAAATTCTTGGAAAATACAGAAATTTAAAAGACGATGTTTTCTTTTCTACGATAACAGATCCTTATAATCCTCTAGAAAGACAATATCAATTAACCCGGCATTGTTTAGAAGTACTACTTAAAAATGAATGGTCGGCTGAAATTCTCACTAAGTCTGATTTGATTCTCCGTGATTTAGATTTAATGAAACGATTTCGTCATCGATTAAAAATTGGTTTTACGATCATCACTTTAGATCAGCGAGCAGGAATGATCTTAGAACCTGGTGCCCCTTCTCTTGAAAGAAGAATGGATGCTTTAAAAAAAATAAAAAAAGTCGGCCTAAAAACTTATGTTTTTGTTGGCCCAATTTTACCGCACTTTACTAACCTGAAGCAACTTTTTGAGATTTTAAAAGACAAGGTTGACCAAATCTGGTTTGATACTTTAAATACTAAAAAGGAAAATTGGCAGGGATTAGAGAAAACATTAAAAATTCATTATCCCTCTTTGCTAAATGATTATAAAAAAATTTTCTTTGCCAACAGAAAAGACTATGAAAATCAATTAAGAGAAGAAATTAAATTTTTGGCCAAATATTTCGAAACGCCAATCAAAATTTGTTTCTAG